The DNA segment GATGAGGTCGTGCTGAGCTTCCAAGAGCCGGACTCCTGTTACCCGGTCTTCACACACTGCCACGGTGACTTCCGGAAATTTCCGGTAAAACTGCATGGGCTCATCGCCAATCCTTTCGGCGGTTGCCCTTTCATCTGCCAGGATAAACCCTTTCGTCTTCCGGCCGTAGCCCCTGCTCAGAATCGCAATGCGATGACCTGGAAAAAGACGAACAAGATATTCTGTCACAGGACTTTTACCGGAGCCCCCAACGACGAGATTCCCCACACAAATGACTGGAATATCAAAGCCTTCGGACGAAAAAATCCGTGCATCATATAGCTTGTTTCTCACAAAAACCACAATCCCATAAAGGATGGAAAAAGGAAATAACAGTAACCGTAGGTATTTAATCATGCTGAGCTTCAAAAATAAGAATTATAGCGCGCATTGTATGAAGTTAATACATATTCAGGGCTACCAGCCAACAAAATAAAAGGCTATCTTTGTGCAAACAATATTTTATATCATGCTTAAAGGATTTTTTAACGTACCCACTCCGACCAATGAGCCGATTTTAGGCTATGCTCCCGGAAGTAAAGAACGTGAACTTTTGAAGGCTGCAATAGCCGATGCCCGCTCTAAAAAAATTGACATCCCAATGTACATTGACGGGAAGGAAGTGCATACGGAAAATAAAGGAAAAGCAACTCCTCCACACGACCATCAGCACATTCTTGCTGAATACAGTAAGGGGAATAAAGACCATGTAAAACAAGCTATTGATGCCGCTCTGGCCGCAAAAGCAAACTGGGAAAATCTGGCATGGGAACATCGTGCAGCGATCTTCTTAAAAGCAGCCGATCTTATTGCCGGACCATACCGTTATAAACTGAATGCAGCAACCATGTTGGGACAGTCGAAAAATGCCTATCAGGCAGAGATTGATTCGGCATGTGAGCTGATCGACTTCCTTCGTTTTAACGTAAGTTATATGTCGGAAATCTATAAACAACAACCTCCGGTTTCCCCTAAAGGATCATGGAACAGGGTAGAACAACGTCCTTTAGAAGGATTCGTATTCGCTTTAACCCCATTCAACTTTACGGCAATCGCTGGAAACCTGCCAACATCCGCAGCAATGATGGGAAATGTGGTAGTTTGGAAACCCGCAAATACACAAATCTATTCTGCAAATGTATTGATGCAGATCTTCAGAGAAGCAGGATTGCCTGATGGCGTAATCAACCTGGTTTATGTTTCCGGACCGGAAGCAGGTGAAGTGATCTTCAACCATCCTGACTTTGCAGGTATTCACTTTACAGGATCTACAGGCGTATTCCAGGACATCTGGAAAACAATTGGAAATAACATTCATAAATTTAAAACTTACCCACGTATCGTTGGTGAAACAGGTGGTAAAGATTTTATCCTTGTTCATGGTTCAGCAGAAGCAGAATCATCCAGCACAGCGATCATCCGCGGTTCATTTGAATACCAGGGACAAAAATGTTCTGCTGCTTCACGTGTTTATGTAGCAAAAAGCATCTGGCCTAAGGTCAAAGAATTTATGTTGCGCGACTTAGCGACCTTCAAAATGGGCGGAACAGAAGATTTTGGCAATTTCATCAATGCAGTAATCGATGGCAACTCTTTCGATAAACTGACAAAATATATCGATGAGGCTAAAAACGATAAATCTGTAGAGGTCATTGCAGGTGGTAACTACGATAAATCTAAAGGATACTTCATTGAACCTACAGTATTGGTAGTTCAGGATCCTAAGTATGTGACCATGTGCGAAGAGTTATTCGGACCAGTATTGACATTATATGTTTATGACGATGAAGAGTTCGATCAGATCCTAGATATCGTAGACAGCACTTCTATCTATGCCTTAACTGGTGCAGTGATTGCTCAGGATCGTTATGCGATTGAAAAAGCAACACACCGTTTGAGAAATGCAGCAGGTAACTTCTACATCAATGATAAATGTACAGGTGCCGTTGTTGGTCAGCAGCCATTTGGTGGTGCCAGAGGTTCAGGTACGAATGATAAAGCAGGATCAATGATCAACCTTTTACGTTGGGTTTCTCCACGTACGATCAAAGAAACTTTCGATCCACCAAAAGATTACCGTTACCCGTTCTTGTCTAACGACTAGAATTTTTAAGCATAAAAAAAGGAGGATTCTGTAAAAGAATCCTCCTTTTTTTATGGAAGGCTGAATCTGAGATTCAGCCTTTTTTAGGTTATTTTGCTTTCTCTATACCATCCATACGAAATACAGATTTCATATGGCTGTTGTTCTCACAGGTAACTCCAAGATCTGTGATCAAACCACTGGCCAGGCTGTAAGCCCATCCATGTAAGCTTAACTTTTTACCATTGGACCATCTGTTCTGAACGATAGATGTTTTACTCAGGTTGAAAACCCCTTCGATTACGTTTAATTCTACCAATCTCGCTGCTCTCTTTTTATGATCAGAGATCATATCCAGCTCATGATAGTGTAATCTGTAAGTGTCTTTAATATTTCTCAACCAGTTGTCGATAATGCCCACCTGTTTGTTGCCCATCGCAGCTTCTACCCCACCGCAACCATAATGACCGCATACAATCACATGCTCTACTTCCAATACATTTACAGCATAATCCAGTACGCTCAACATGTTCATATCGGTATGCACCACCACATTGGCAATGTTACGGTGAACAAAGATATCACCCGGAGCAGTATTCGTGATCTGATTTGCAGGAACACGGCTGTCAGAACAACCGATCCATAAGATCGGTGGTTTTTGTCCGGCAGATAAGCGTTCAAAATATTTAGGATCCTCCGCCAGAGTGGCAGCCACCCAGTCTTTGTTCCCTTGTAATAATCCTTCGTATGTAATTTGTTTTGTTTCTGGTGTCTCTAATTTTGCGCACATAATAATTCTAATTATTAATTTCTTCTATGATTTTACTGTTCAACTTTGGAACAGTGTATTGTGTTTTAATATTCTCTAAACTTACTATAATCCCCTTAGTATAAGCGTTGTGCTTATAATTAAAGATGGTCTCTAAAACATCGGGATCGATATATCTGGAATTCGTTCCATCAATGATCACATTTGTTTCTTTAGGGATATTTGTCAGCACCACCTGAATGGCCGCCTTATTTAAAAATGATACCTCTTCGGCAAGTTTTATCCGTAGGTTTTTCTTGTTGCCTTCTTCCTGTATTTTGTAAAAGAATGGGTTCCGCATATTGGTACGCAGCAGGTAGAAGATCGAGAACAACATCCCTATGGCCACACCTTTTAACAAGTCGGTTAACAACACGGCGATGATCGTGATGACAAACGGTATAAACTGGTCCCAACCTTTATGATACATATGTTTGAACAATGCGACACGTGTTAATTTATAACCCGTTACCAATAGAATCGCAGCCAGACAGGCCAGAGGAATCATATTGATGATACCGGGAATAAATAATAAGGATAAAAGTAACCAAACTCCGTGAAATATTGCAGACATTTTAGTTCTTCCGCCGGCATTTACGTTGGCAGAACTTCTCACAATCACCGATGTCATTGGCAAACCGCCCAACATACCACTCACCATATTTCCCGCACCCTGAGCCATCAACTCTCTGTTGGTTGGGGAGACCCTTTTAATCGGATCAATTTTATCAACCGCTTCAATACTTAACAAAGTCTCCAGACTCGCTACTACTGCAATTGTTGCCGCAACGACCCATACCTTAGAATCCGTGATTGCCGAAAAATTCGGAACAGCAAACAAGGCTGTAAATTCCGACCATCCGCTAACCACAGGAATTTCTACCATTTGTTTGGCTTGCAAGGCATATCCAGTATTCTGGAATACAAAAGTTAAGGCAATACCCAATACCACTACAAGTAATGGTGCAGGAATAACCGCCAATTTCTTGAACTTAGGCCAAAAGAGCAAAACCGCAATAGACAATCCACTGATCACAATTGCCGCTAAGCTAAAATGACTAAAGGCATTTCCAATGGCAGAGAAGGTATTTTCATTGTCTTTCTGGAAGAAGCTTTCATCACCAAAAAAATCTGAATCTATACCTAAAGCATGAGGAAGTTGTTTAAGGATCAGCGTTAAACCAATGGCGGCAAGCATTCCTTCAATTACGCTTGAAGGGAAATAATTACCTATTGTACCCCCTTTTAATAAACCAAGGATCAGCTGCATTACTCCGGCAAGCACAACAGCTAATAAAAAGATGTCATATGCACCTAGCTGAGCTATTGCTCCTAAAACTATGGCTGTTAAACCGGCAGCCGGGCCGCTGACACTCAATTGAGATCCACTTAGCGTGGATACCACAATACCCCCCACAATACCGGTTACAAGACCGGCAAATAAAGGTGCACCTGAGGCTAAGGCGATGCCCAGGCACAGGGGCAGGGCCACCAGGAACACGACAATACTCGAGGGCAAATCGTGTTTTAAATTCTTTTTTAATATATACTTTTTCACTTCCAATCTTGAGAAGATTGAGTTACCATTCTGCATAAAACTACGTTTTAATTCTAATAAACTAATTCAAAAAAATGCATAGCTATCCCATTAAGGGTTAGTTATACGGATAAATTAGCACCAGTTTGGTGGCGGCGTAGGTACGGAGGGATGGAATGGATCGACATGCCGTTTAAAGTGATCGATATAGCTATTGCTGATACCAAAGTGGCTAAGTATGGCCATAAAACTTACGGCATAATGAACGTCGATCATTTTAGAATCGCAGAGGTTCACTTTGACTTTACCACTATCACCATCAGCACTATGCTCTACTTCGATCTGCATGATCACAGAGTTGATGCTATCTTTATGGAAATTGCTAAAAAACACTGGAGCACCGGAAATCACCATCTTTACGCAAAAGATGCCCAAAAAGGTAATGATGATTAAAAGACGGTACTTCCTTAGGAACATGCTGATCTATAATTTTTTCTTCAAGCCTTCAAAAATAGCTCCAAAACAGTCTTTTTACCAAATTGTCATGTAATAAAAATGTAATTTAGTGATGACAGTCGCAAAAAACAGGCGCTGATTTTTTAAAATCCCCCTGCTTCCCATCGAAAAACGAAGCATTAAGTGTAATTTAGGCAGTTCAAAATATTGCTTACCATTCATGAGAAAATTATTACTATTCATTGCCATTTTAAGCCCCTTTTCGCTCTTGGCACAAAGCAATAACGCTCCCTCTTCTTATGACCCGCATGAAATTGCCATCACCGGGTATCTTCAAACTCAATATCAACGTGCACAGTCGGGAGGAATCAGTTCCTTTTCCGGAGGAGATTTTGCAAAGAACTCCAAAGACCGTTTTATGATCCGCAGGGGAAGGTTAAAAATAGATAGGGCAGATAAATACTCCAGTATTGTTTTTCAGATAGATGCGACACAAAATGGCGTTCAGCTAATGGATGCTTTTATTCAGCTTCATCAACCGAACACCAAACAATTTTTGTTTACCGCCGGACTGTTCAACCGTCCATTTGGTCACTCCATTGTGTATTCTTCAGGGTACCGGGACTTTCCGGAACGTGCAAGGGTATTTCAAACGCTAATGCCAAGAGAGCGTGACTTGGGTGCCATG comes from the Pedobacter sp. FW305-3-2-15-E-R2A2 genome and includes:
- the pruA gene encoding L-glutamate gamma-semialdehyde dehydrogenase, yielding MLKGFFNVPTPTNEPILGYAPGSKERELLKAAIADARSKKIDIPMYIDGKEVHTENKGKATPPHDHQHILAEYSKGNKDHVKQAIDAALAAKANWENLAWEHRAAIFLKAADLIAGPYRYKLNAATMLGQSKNAYQAEIDSACELIDFLRFNVSYMSEIYKQQPPVSPKGSWNRVEQRPLEGFVFALTPFNFTAIAGNLPTSAAMMGNVVVWKPANTQIYSANVLMQIFREAGLPDGVINLVYVSGPEAGEVIFNHPDFAGIHFTGSTGVFQDIWKTIGNNIHKFKTYPRIVGETGGKDFILVHGSAEAESSSTAIIRGSFEYQGQKCSAASRVYVAKSIWPKVKEFMLRDLATFKMGGTEDFGNFINAVIDGNSFDKLTKYIDEAKNDKSVEVIAGGNYDKSKGYFIEPTVLVVQDPKYVTMCEELFGPVLTLYVYDDEEFDQILDIVDSTSIYALTGAVIAQDRYAIEKATHRLRNAAGNFYINDKCTGAVVGQQPFGGARGSGTNDKAGSMINLLRWVSPRTIKETFDPPKDYRYPFLSND
- the can gene encoding carbonate dehydratase, with translation MCAKLETPETKQITYEGLLQGNKDWVAATLAEDPKYFERLSAGQKPPILWIGCSDSRVPANQITNTAPGDIFVHRNIANVVVHTDMNMLSVLDYAVNVLEVEHVIVCGHYGCGGVEAAMGNKQVGIIDNWLRNIKDTYRLHYHELDMISDHKKRAARLVELNVIEGVFNLSKTSIVQNRWSNGKKLSLHGWAYSLASGLITDLGVTCENNSHMKSVFRMDGIEKAK
- a CDS encoding SulP family inorganic anion transporter produces the protein MQNGNSIFSRLEVKKYILKKNLKHDLPSSIVVFLVALPLCLGIALASGAPLFAGLVTGIVGGIVVSTLSGSQLSVSGPAAGLTAIVLGAIAQLGAYDIFLLAVVLAGVMQLILGLLKGGTIGNYFPSSVIEGMLAAIGLTLILKQLPHALGIDSDFFGDESFFQKDNENTFSAIGNAFSHFSLAAIVISGLSIAVLLFWPKFKKLAVIPAPLLVVVLGIALTFVFQNTGYALQAKQMVEIPVVSGWSEFTALFAVPNFSAITDSKVWVVAATIAVVASLETLLSIEAVDKIDPIKRVSPTNRELMAQGAGNMVSGMLGGLPMTSVIVRSSANVNAGGRTKMSAIFHGVWLLLSLLFIPGIINMIPLACLAAILLVTGYKLTRVALFKHMYHKGWDQFIPFVITIIAVLLTDLLKGVAIGMLFSIFYLLRTNMRNPFFYKIQEEGNKKNLRIKLAEEVSFLNKAAIQVVLTNIPKETNVIIDGTNSRYIDPDVLETIFNYKHNAYTKGIIVSLENIKTQYTVPKLNSKIIEEINN